A segment of the Campylobacter vulpis genome:
AAGAGAAATCAAGCACATCTTACCCCTTTTAAACGCCTTTTATAAGCAAAGTTTAGCTAAACATAGGGAGGTTTTAGACTATCTTTATCAAAGAAAATTAAGCGATGAGGACATTAAAAAATTCGAACTTGGCTATGCAGTGGGAAATGAAGAGAGCTTAAGACTACTTAAAAACGAGCAAATTTCAAACGAAGACGCCCTTTATGTAGGAGCGATTAAAAAAGATGAAAGGGGAGGATTTTATGCAAGTTTTATCCATAGAATCACCTTTCCCATTTATGATTATAAAGGCTTATTAGTAGGCTTTGGAGGTAGGACTTTAAACGCAAATAATGCCGCTAAATATGTCAATTCTCCCCAAAGTGCGCTTTTTGACAAAGCACGCATTTTTTACGCCTTTCATCTTGCTAAAGAAAGCATAGCGAGGCAAAAAGAGATAATTATTTGCGAGGGTTATATGGACGCCATAGCCTTTCATAAGGCAGGTTTTACAAATGCCGTAGCAGTGCTTGGCACAGCTTTAACAGAGCATCATCTCCCCCTTATCCGCCGTTATGAAGCGAGGGTTTTGCTGTGTTTTGATAATGATGAGGCAGGTCGCAAAGCAGCTTTTCGCTCCGCTTTTTTACTAAGTGTGAATAAAATCGATGGTAAAGTTGTCTTACTTGAGGGCGGAAAGGATCCTGCCGAGCTTGTGGCAAATGATGAAGCTAAAAAACTTCACGCCCTTTTAGAAAGGGCTATGGAGCTTGGAGAGTTTTACATAAGAGAGCTTTTAAAAGGCGAAATGAGTTCTGCTCTAGATAAACAAAAAGCCCTAGAATCCGTGCAAAAATACACCTTTTTGCTTGAACCTTTAGTGGCAAATTCTTATACCGGCTTAGTGGCGAAACTTTTGGGCGTGAAAGAAAATTTAGTGCTTTTAAATAAAAATGTCAAAAATAGCCCCAAAACTCCCCTTTTAGACACGCAAAAAAGCAGGGTGCATTTAGGCGAATTAGAGCTTTTAAGCTTTCTTAGAATTTCAAGCGAGGCGAAAACTTTGTTTTTAAAGATGAGTGATAAAGCTTGTTTTAAGCATAAGGAACTTTGCGAAAAAGTTTTGGCAGGTTTTGGGCTTGAGGATAGCGACATTAGGGAACTTGAACTTAGAAATTTAAATGCTATCACTCATCTTAATGACTTCTTATGCTTACTTTGTAAAATCAACCTTGCCTTTTTTAACACCCTCACCATCACAAAGCCTCATCTAGGGCTTAAAAAACAGCTTTTAAGCCTTTTAGATAAAAACGCTCAAAAGCTTAAAAAACAGCTTGATGAAAAGGCACTTTTGGAATTTTACAAAGAGGCTTTAAGTTTTATCAAAAGCGAAAAAGATATGCAAATTTTAGAAACACGCCTTA
Coding sequences within it:
- the dnaG gene encoding DNA primase; amino-acid sequence: MIAKDSIELLSQRADILNIISHFLDVRRSGASYVCVCPFHDDKNPSMHINTQKNFFHCFACGAGGDVFKFVMDFERVNFAEAVEKVAQLSNFTLTYTKEKEENKREIKHILPLLNAFYKQSLAKHREVLDYLYQRKLSDEDIKKFELGYAVGNEESLRLLKNEQISNEDALYVGAIKKDERGGFYASFIHRITFPIYDYKGLLVGFGGRTLNANNAAKYVNSPQSALFDKARIFYAFHLAKESIARQKEIIICEGYMDAIAFHKAGFTNAVAVLGTALTEHHLPLIRRYEARVLLCFDNDEAGRKAAFRSAFLLSVNKIDGKVVLLEGGKDPAELVANDEAKKLHALLERAMELGEFYIRELLKGEMSSALDKQKALESVQKYTFLLEPLVANSYTGLVAKLLGVKENLVLLNKNVKNSPKTPLLDTQKSRVHLGELELLSFLRISSEAKTLFLKMSDKACFKHKELCEKVLAGFGLEDSDIRELELRNLNAITHLNDFLCLLCKINLAFFNTLTITKPHLGLKKQLLSLLDKNAQKLKKQLDEKALLEFYKEALSFIKSEKDMQILETRLKTWHKIFAQTNISPLDLGLESSPF